A window of Candidatus Methylomirabilis sp. genomic DNA:
AACAAGCTGTCAAGGATAGCCCTTGGGATAGACAGCGCGAACGGGGGAGCCCCGTTGGTTCCGGTGATGGCGGGGAATTCGGCTGTCAAGGTTGTACCGTCCGGAGAGATAATCGTCATGCCCCACAGGCGCCGCACCCCGGCCGAGCATACGAGGTCAAGCAGATTGAGCTGATCGAGGAGTCTGACGGTTCCCGGACTAAGATAATCGCCGCAGATCTTCTCGCGAGGGAAGGTTGCCTTGTCGAGCAGCAGCGTCTCAACTCCACGCTGCGCCAGGAGGCCGGCCAGGACCGAGCCGGCCGGACCGGCGCCCACAATGATTACCGTGGTCTGTAGCATAATGTGTCACTACTCAGGTGTTTAGGCTGAAGGCGATACATTACGCCTGACTAGATACAAGGGCGATACGGAACCAGAGATGGCGGCTCAGCCGTACATTAGTAAGACCAGCTTCAGTCGCCATGCGACGCAACTCCTCGGGTCTGAAACCGCGAAGGACAGACAACGGACCGTCGTGGCGCGTCAGACGATTGTCGGACAGCAGCCGTGTAGTCATCGCAGTCAGTAGACAGGCAAGTCGGCTGCGCAATAGGTCATTGACCAGCAGCCCGCGTCGTGCGACCCGCGCCATCTCGCGCAGCAGGAGGATCCCCTCCGCCTCGTTCAGGTGGTGAAAGAAGAGAGAGGCGATGACGTAATCGAAGCTGCGATCCGGGTAGGGCAAGGGCAGCGCGTGCGCCTGCCGCAGTCGAATCTCCGGGAAATCGATCGACCAGTCGGCCGCGGCAGCCAGAACCTGGTCATTCTGGTCCACGGCTTCAATAGCGACAGGAAGTTTGCGTTTCCTGGCCCAACGACAGATGGCCCGAGGGATATCAGCGCCGCCGGTCGCGATGTCGAGGATTGTAAGGGGAGTCTGCGAAGGCTCGCCCACCATCCGACCGAGGTGCACAAGTACCGTGCGCACACCGCCGAAATATCGGTTCAGCCGCTCCAGATCGCGCAGATTCTCACGAATCTCCTCA
This region includes:
- a CDS encoding methyltransferase domain-containing protein, with amino-acid sequence MVTIRLPLPRLQGAAELLDRQNNSDEEIRENLRDLERLNRYFGGVRTVLVHLGRMVGEPSQTPLTILDIATGGADIPRAICRWARKRKLPVAIEAVDQNDQVLAAAADWSIDFPEIRLRQAHALPLPYPDRSFDYVIASLFFHHLNEAEGILLLREMARVARRGLLVNDLLRSRLACLLTAMTTRLLSDNRLTRHDGPLSVLRGFRPEELRRMATEAGLTNVRLSRHLWFRIALVSSQA